In Mesoplodon densirostris isolate mMesDen1 chromosome 15, mMesDen1 primary haplotype, whole genome shotgun sequence, the DNA window AAGTCTGAAATGAAGATGGAGGAGGCAGTGGGAAAAGTTGAAGAACTCATTGAGTCTGAAGTCCCACCAAAAACATCTGAACAAGAGACAGCTAAGGAGGAAGATGGATCTGTAGAACTGGAATCTCAAGTTCCGAAAGATGGTGTGGTGGATTCTACGGTTCTTTCTTCAATGCCCTGCTTGTTGATGGAACTGAGAAGGGACTCTTCTGAGTCTCAGTTAGCATCCACGGAGAGTGACAAGCCGACAACTGGTCGAGTTTATGAGAGTGACTCCTCTAACCACTGCATGCTTTCCCCTTCCTCTAGTGGTCACCTGGCCGATTCAGATACCCTGTCTTCTGCAGAGGAGAATGAACCCTCCCAGGCAGAAACAGCGGTAGAAGGAGACCCTTCCGGAGTGTCTGGTGCCACAGTTGGGCGCAAGTCTCGCCGGTCCCGATCTGAAAGTGAAACATCCACCATGGCTGCCAAGAAAAACCGGCAATCCAGTGATAAACAGAATGGCCGAGTCGCCAAGGTTAAAGGTCATCGGAGCCAAAAGCACAAGGAGAGAATCAGGCTACTGAGGCAGAAGCGGGAGGCTGCTGCACGAAAGAAATACAACTTGTTGCAGGACAGTAGTACCAGTGACAGTGACCTGACTTGTGACTCAAGCACGAGCTCATCAGAGGATGATGAAGAAGTTTCAGGGAGCAGCAAGACAATCACTGCAGAGATACCAGGTAGAGGATGTTTTTTAAACTGACTGTAGAGCACCTGATGGCATTTCTCAGCTCTCAGGCTCAGTTAGATGAGTGACACTTGAAAAAATCCAGGAGACCTGCAGC includes these proteins:
- the ARK2N gene encoding protein ARK2N isoform X1; the protein is MKMEEAVGKVEELIESEVPPKTSEQETAKEEDGSVELESQVPKDGVVDSTVLSSMPCLLMELRRDSSESQLASTESDKPTTGRVYESDSSNHCMLSPSSSGHLADSDTLSSAEENEPSQAETAVEGDPSGVSGATVGRKSRRSRSESETSTMAAKKNRQSSDKQNGRVAKVKGHRSQKHKERIRLLRQKREAAARKKYNLLQDSSTSDSDLTCDSSTSSSEDDEEVSGSSKTITAEIPDGPPVVAHYDMSDTSSEPEVVNVDNLLAAAVVQEHSNSVGGQDTGATWRTSGLLEELNAEAGHLDPGFLASDKTSAGNAPLNEEINIASSDSEVEIVGVQEHARCVHPRGGVIQSVSSWKHGSGTQYVSTRQTQSWTAVTPQQTWASPAEVVDLTLDEDSRRKYLL
- the ARK2N gene encoding protein ARK2N isoform X3 codes for the protein MKMEEAVGKVEELIESEVPPKTSEQETAKEEDGSVELESQVPKDGVVDSTVLSSMPCLLMELRRDSSESQLASTESDKPTTGRVYESDSSNHCMLSPSSSGHLADSDTLSSAEENEPSQAETAVEGDPSGVSGATVGRKSRRSRSESETSTMAAKKNRQSSDKQNGRVAKVKGHRSQKHKERIRLLRQKREAAARKKYNLLQDSSTSDSDLTCDSSTSSSEDDEEVSGSSKTITAEIPGHLDPGFLASDKTSAGNAPLNEEINIASSDSEVEIVGVQEHARCVHPRGGVIQSVSSWKHGSGTQYVSTRQTQSWTAVTPQQTWASPAEVVDLTLDEDSRRKYLL
- the ARK2N gene encoding protein ARK2N isoform X2, whose translation is MKMEEAVGKVEELIESEVPPKTSEQETAKEEDGSVELESQVPKDGVVDSTVLSSMPCLLMELRRDSSESQLASTESDKPTTGRVYESDSSNHCMLSPSSSGHLADSDTLSSAEENEPSQAETAVEGDPSGVSGATVGRKSRRSRSESETSTMAAKKNRQSSDKQNGRVAKVKGHRSQKHKERIRLLRQKREAAARKKYNLLQDSSTSDSDLTCDSSTSSSEDDEEVSGSSKTITAEIPDGLSVFKADFNCAGGSEGAPREISGLLDRGAVCDRCCIGSVLEEAMSCFSKMQRQKEEKFLVWMEKLTLLDTGEENKQLLEPRELKMQLVGQRISPVAQSGAYMQMPDSQELPQQPFVTCLSVDSTLEFSKTLQFSN